In the Caldanaerovirga acetigignens genome, one interval contains:
- a CDS encoding sigma 54-interacting transcriptional regulator, which produces MKRTKEKVYEYLYKCCIKEGKDGLTTNEIAQALSMQRSNVSAVLNDLYHEGRIFKIKGKPVLYTVKPLVEGKLAKNTGISFENLIGKDGSLKKCIQLAKAAILYPPSGLHVLLLGPTGVGKTMFAELMYKFALEKGVFSINSPFIAFNCADYANNPQLLLSQLFGYKKGAFTGAEKDKPGLVEKADGGILFLDEIHRLPPEGQEMLFTLIDKGIYYPMGADEPKIARVLIIGATTESEGNALLSTFTRRIPITITIPSLKERPFEERFQLICQFFKIEAARIGRDMTVTANVIKGLMLYDCPGNIGQLKSDIQLGCANAFLKCVSRGKKKIEVDIADFSERVKKGLVFYKNFANEIDVIIKGDVKLNFSSKEGNFDIEFNDSPLPGNFYEEMEKRVLELKEHGIDEKEINFIMSLEMENYFKKYIRTFSDKVDKESISKIVDRKLINLVDEFLKSASMKLGKVFSSKVFYGLCLHLSASIKRIKKGKKIINHKLKEIIEKKPEEYAMALYFSKTLEQEYGIKVPVDEVGFIAMFLCIDSENEVMQENVPVVVIAMHGNSTASSMAEVANKLVGANNLFSYDMSLEKDPKVAYVELKELIMKVNRGAGVLLLVDMGSLAMFGELISEETGIKIRVLEMVTTIMAIECARKATILKDLDEICSDVLDSIEYFKTKVTNSVRLLLPKREKIIITICTTGEGSAVKLKNLIEEKLGFREDIQVVPISASDSKYVQNYINQLSKDKKILAIVGAINPNVYGIPFVSVSELLIDNSFERLKELVASQASGDIYKEVFDSLKEEIGDGFSAEAYKKLCAEFFKNIERYGCFRLDMDKRIGLIMHIACSIDRLRNGMKINSSFADYKKVKAMCEDVYEIVKKELARFENVYDISFPEEEAVNISAILKDIVLG; this is translated from the coding sequence GTGAAAAGAACAAAGGAGAAAGTCTACGAGTATTTGTATAAGTGCTGTATAAAAGAAGGGAAAGACGGCTTGACGACGAATGAAATAGCTCAAGCTCTCTCTATGCAGAGAAGCAACGTGAGCGCTGTTTTAAATGACCTTTATCATGAAGGCAGGATTTTTAAAATTAAGGGTAAACCCGTGCTTTATACCGTAAAACCCCTTGTTGAAGGCAAATTAGCGAAGAATACGGGAATAAGTTTTGAAAACCTGATAGGTAAAGATGGTAGCTTGAAAAAGTGTATCCAACTTGCCAAGGCTGCCATACTTTATCCTCCTTCGGGGCTTCATGTGCTGCTATTGGGGCCCACGGGTGTCGGAAAGACCATGTTCGCCGAACTCATGTATAAATTCGCTCTCGAAAAAGGGGTGTTCTCGATAAATTCGCCCTTTATTGCTTTTAACTGTGCTGACTACGCCAATAACCCGCAATTGCTCCTATCCCAGCTCTTTGGGTACAAAAAGGGAGCATTTACAGGAGCCGAAAAGGATAAACCGGGGCTTGTGGAAAAAGCCGATGGAGGAATATTATTTTTGGACGAAATTCACCGTCTCCCGCCGGAGGGGCAGGAGATGCTGTTTACATTAATCGACAAGGGCATTTATTATCCGATGGGTGCCGATGAGCCAAAGATTGCCAGGGTCTTAATAATAGGGGCTACCACTGAATCCGAAGGGAATGCCCTACTTTCTACTTTTACGAGGAGGATACCAATTACCATTACCATCCCTTCTCTGAAAGAAAGGCCGTTTGAGGAAAGATTCCAGTTGATATGCCAATTCTTTAAAATTGAGGCTGCAAGAATAGGAAGGGACATGACGGTGACGGCAAATGTTATTAAAGGGCTCATGCTGTACGATTGTCCCGGCAACATTGGACAATTGAAAAGCGATATTCAACTCGGCTGTGCCAATGCTTTTTTAAAATGCGTCTCCAGGGGAAAAAAGAAAATTGAAGTGGACATTGCCGATTTTTCGGAGAGGGTGAAAAAAGGGCTGGTATTTTATAAAAATTTTGCAAATGAGATTGATGTAATAATAAAGGGAGATGTCAAACTGAATTTTTCCTCAAAAGAAGGCAATTTTGATATAGAATTTAATGATTCCCCCCTTCCGGGGAATTTCTATGAAGAGATGGAAAAAAGGGTTTTGGAGCTAAAAGAACATGGCATTGATGAAAAGGAAATCAATTTTATCATGTCGTTGGAGATGGAAAATTATTTTAAAAAATACATCAGGACTTTTTCCGATAAGGTGGATAAGGAGAGCATATCCAAGATAGTAGACAGGAAGCTGATCAACCTTGTGGATGAATTTTTGAAAAGCGCCTCGATGAAATTGGGGAAGGTTTTTTCCTCAAAGGTATTCTACGGTTTGTGTTTGCATCTTTCGGCGAGCATCAAAAGGATAAAAAAAGGAAAGAAGATAATCAATCATAAGCTAAAAGAGATAATAGAAAAAAAACCAGAGGAATATGCAATGGCACTTTACTTTTCAAAAACTCTCGAGCAGGAATACGGCATAAAAGTACCTGTCGATGAAGTGGGATTTATAGCAATGTTTTTATGTATAGATTCGGAAAACGAAGTGATGCAGGAAAATGTGCCCGTTGTGGTCATTGCCATGCACGGGAACAGCACGGCTTCATCGATGGCTGAAGTTGCGAATAAATTGGTGGGAGCCAACAACTTGTTTTCTTACGATATGAGCTTGGAGAAAGACCCCAAGGTGGCGTATGTCGAATTAAAGGAGTTGATAATGAAGGTAAATAGGGGCGCAGGAGTTTTGCTTTTGGTAGATATGGGATCTCTTGCAATGTTTGGAGAGCTGATAAGTGAGGAGACGGGAATAAAAATCAGGGTATTGGAAATGGTTACGACTATCATGGCGATTGAATGTGCGAGGAAGGCAACGATTCTAAAAGATTTGGACGAGATTTGTAGCGATGTTCTGGATTCCATAGAATATTTTAAAACCAAAGTTACAAATTCTGTTAGGTTACTTTTACCAAAACGGGAAAAGATAATAATTACAATATGTACGACCGGAGAAGGAAGTGCTGTAAAATTGAAAAATTTAATTGAAGAGAAACTGGGTTTCAGGGAGGATATTCAAGTTGTACCCATATCGGCGAGCGATTCCAAGTATGTGCAAAATTATATAAATCAGCTTTCGAAGGACAAGAAAATCCTCGCGATAGTCGGAGCGATAAACCCGAACGTATACGGGATTCCTTTCGTATCCGTTTCAGAGCTTCTCATCGACAACAGCTTTGAAAGGCTAAAGGAATTGGTCGCATCGCAAGCATCGGGCGATATTTATAAAGAAGTTTTTGATAGCTTGAAGGAAGAAATTGGGGATGGGTTTTCAGCGGAAGCGTATAAAAAGCTTTGTGCGGAATTTTTTAAGAACATTGAACGGTACGGATGTTTCAGACTGGATATGGATAAAAGGATAGGACTTATCATGCATATAGCCTGCTCGATAGATAGATTAAGGAACGGAATGAAGATTAACAGTAGCTTTGCCGATTATAAAAAAGTCAAGGCAATGTGTGAAGATGTGTATGAAATAGTAAAAAAGGAACTAGCGAGGTTTGAAAATGTATATGATATATCATTCCCCGAGGAGGAAGCGGTCAATATATCTGCTATCTTGAAAGATATAGTGCTCGGATGA
- a CDS encoding DUF3794 domain-containing protein codes for MALGSTLFLTRELPLAARKIKKVTGKINALNYIILTDKIIVQGVFHKQVFFVGTDDIVHHLSGDMPFKTMLYVPGARPGMTARISAEIEKIRTKLLPGGDSVLTEAIIKVTATVEDAASVTLAPGTDATVLAELVVGESSAQVLVEDTFILENTARKITEINSEVVIQNTELIEGKILVQAVLHNQVYYVGEDDVSYHQAFDMSVSGIVEVAGAQPGMKAYVEPVVELSEAYLVSPGEVFLKAVIGWNVVVVDELLTNIGISALGQNYRVNVLVGQPVTHRHKVESRVLLENEASKVREIKANVSEISAIIVKNKVIIQGVLHKQIYYVGIDGVNRHQAEEVPFSTFVDYEGAMPGHVANLNAGVEYSAFTILNPREVLQKNIIAFNIMVLDPQNLPVILEQGTKVRIPRIVGEATGQVVVSDTEPIVVEGLTVTKAPIVVSEEQAGSRQTQVINTVNVFPPAVGLGETQCEVKNVKITPLENQVLVEGDLSCDVSYIGPDDVVYRIRVDDRFSVLVPLAGCLPSHVVEASAEIEHADFDILPGGDQIRLTIILRAKVRCIKEETVYVVTDVKGPGVTVEKLLVKVKIPTGEIVQLYVVTEVSGGGINFQKRTFVLELVGVGVSPIDIVVDVF; via the coding sequence ATGGCTTTAGGATCAACCCTTTTTTTGACCAGAGAACTGCCGTTGGCCGCCAGGAAGATTAAAAAGGTCACCGGAAAAATAAACGCCCTGAATTATATAATACTGACTGATAAAATAATCGTTCAGGGCGTATTTCACAAACAGGTATTTTTTGTCGGAACCGATGACATCGTCCACCACCTATCTGGAGACATGCCTTTTAAGACCATGCTCTATGTACCCGGCGCAAGACCCGGCATGACCGCCAGAATTTCTGCTGAGATAGAGAAAATAAGGACCAAGCTTTTGCCCGGGGGAGATAGCGTTCTTACCGAGGCCATTATAAAAGTTACGGCCACGGTGGAAGATGCAGCTTCTGTAACCCTGGCACCCGGCACCGACGCGACAGTACTCGCAGAATTGGTAGTTGGAGAAAGTTCAGCCCAGGTGCTGGTTGAGGACACCTTTATCTTGGAGAATACGGCCCGAAAGATAACCGAAATAAATTCGGAAGTTGTTATACAAAATACAGAATTGATCGAGGGTAAAATTCTGGTTCAGGCGGTTCTCCATAACCAAGTGTATTACGTGGGAGAAGATGACGTGTCCTATCACCAGGCCTTTGACATGTCCGTGAGCGGAATTGTAGAGGTAGCCGGGGCTCAGCCGGGAATGAAGGCTTACGTGGAGCCGGTAGTCGAGTTGAGTGAAGCCTATTTGGTTTCTCCAGGAGAAGTTTTTCTCAAAGCGGTAATTGGCTGGAATGTGGTGGTAGTAGATGAACTCCTCACAAATATAGGAATTTCGGCGTTGGGCCAAAATTACAGAGTAAACGTATTGGTAGGTCAGCCGGTTACTCACCGGCATAAAGTGGAATCCAGAGTTTTGCTGGAAAATGAGGCATCTAAAGTTAGAGAAATAAAGGCCAATGTCAGTGAGATATCTGCAATCATTGTGAAGAACAAGGTGATAATTCAGGGGGTGTTGCACAAGCAAATTTATTACGTGGGAATCGATGGAGTAAATCGCCACCAGGCTGAAGAAGTACCTTTTTCCACTTTTGTGGATTACGAAGGTGCCATGCCAGGGCACGTGGCTAATTTAAACGCCGGAGTGGAATACTCTGCATTTACGATTTTAAACCCCAGGGAGGTTTTACAAAAAAACATAATTGCCTTTAATATAATGGTGCTGGACCCCCAAAATCTGCCCGTGATACTGGAACAGGGTACAAAGGTGCGGATTCCCAGGATTGTAGGAGAGGCGACAGGCCAGGTTGTGGTAAGCGATACGGAGCCAATAGTAGTGGAAGGACTTACCGTTACAAAAGCACCGATTGTGGTATCTGAAGAACAGGCAGGGTCAAGACAAACCCAGGTAATTAATACCGTTAATGTGTTTCCACCGGCCGTTGGCCTTGGCGAAACTCAATGTGAGGTCAAAAACGTAAAGATAACGCCTCTGGAAAACCAGGTGCTGGTGGAAGGTGATTTAAGCTGTGACGTTTCATATATAGGCCCTGATGATGTGGTCTATCGCATTAGAGTCGATGACAGGTTTTCGGTTTTAGTGCCCCTCGCAGGATGTTTGCCTTCGCATGTGGTGGAAGCCAGTGCGGAGATTGAACATGCGGACTTCGATATATTGCCAGGAGGAGATCAAATAAGGTTGACTATAATCTTGAGGGCGAAAGTGCGCTGTATAAAGGAAGAAACGGTGTATGTAGTAACTGATGTCAAAGGTCCAGGGGTAACGGTTGAGAAGCTCTTGGTTAAGGTCAAGATACCGACGGGAGAAATAGTACAGCTTTATGTGGTTACTGAAGTGTCGGGTGGAGGTATAAACTTCCAAAAGAGGACCTTCGTATTAGAATTAGTAGGGGTGGGTGTAAGTCCAATAGACATAGTTGTAGATGTATTCTAA
- a CDS encoding glycosyltransferase family 4 protein has translation MGKKVGILTTNFFSPDGTRMVYGGAERYGLELTKLLLELGYEVVWWQIGSGWEKEILPGVKIYTIPETKNEFMTFPNVNQHFYEQAVEMDYAIYFVTFLAYPQALEKSISISHGIFWDYPGFDRQLATEADRKEWLRRLHIALSGVQKVVSVDTNTINWINATWPGLYHKLEYVPNFVDLGNCRPRAEHPGKVRVIFPRRLTSVRGVNEAARAAKVLTAKYPGKVEFHFVGRGHSDRLEAEALKWASENENIYYYWQPPHMMQELFRHMDIAIIPTKAAEGTSLSCLEAMAAGCAVIASPVGGLADIVIDGYNGLLVKPTSNNLIEALDYLICNEDERRWLGENAAKVAGAFSLTRWKQRWQRVISDVFR, from the coding sequence ATGGGGAAGAAAGTCGGGATACTAACCACCAATTTTTTCAGCCCCGATGGGACGAGAATGGTATACGGCGGAGCTGAACGCTACGGCCTGGAACTTACAAAGCTCCTTTTGGAACTGGGTTATGAAGTCGTGTGGTGGCAGATTGGAAGTGGTTGGGAAAAAGAGATACTGCCGGGTGTCAAAATATACACAATCCCGGAGACGAAAAATGAGTTTATGACATTTCCCAATGTCAATCAGCATTTTTACGAACAGGCGGTTGAAATGGATTACGCCATCTATTTTGTCACCTTCCTGGCGTACCCTCAAGCTTTGGAAAAAAGCATATCCATTTCCCACGGCATATTCTGGGATTACCCTGGGTTTGATCGTCAACTTGCAACCGAGGCCGACCGCAAAGAGTGGCTCCGGCGGCTTCACATAGCCTTGAGCGGCGTGCAAAAGGTTGTATCGGTGGATACTAATACCATAAATTGGATAAACGCTACGTGGCCGGGGCTTTATCACAAACTAGAATACGTTCCTAATTTTGTGGATCTGGGAAATTGCAGGCCCCGGGCAGAACATCCAGGCAAGGTAAGAGTGATATTTCCGCGACGACTCACTTCGGTGCGGGGCGTAAACGAAGCGGCCCGAGCCGCAAAAGTATTGACAGCAAAATACCCAGGCAAGGTGGAATTTCATTTTGTAGGGAGAGGGCACTCAGACCGGCTGGAGGCCGAAGCATTGAAATGGGCATCGGAAAATGAAAACATATATTATTACTGGCAGCCGCCCCATATGATGCAGGAGCTTTTTCGCCACATGGATATAGCTATAATACCCACAAAAGCTGCAGAAGGTACCTCTCTTTCCTGCCTGGAAGCCATGGCCGCCGGCTGCGCCGTGATAGCCTCGCCTGTCGGTGGGCTTGCGGATATTGTTATAGACGGCTATAATGGGTTGCTGGTAAAGCCCACATCAAATAATCTGATAGAAGCCCTGGATTACTTGATATGTAATGAGGATGAAAGGAGATGGCTTGGAGAAAACGCCGCGAAAGTGGCCGGAGCTTTCAGTTTAACGCGCTGGAAACAAAGATGGCAAAGAGTGATTTCCGATGTTTTTCGCTAA
- a CDS encoding glycosyltransferase family 2 protein: MRKKSGNRIVAMMPVKNESGRYLSQVLEHLSLWVDKIVVIDDASEDDTYEIVKSFDKVIAYRNERPIFIENEAALRSKLWDLTVEQNPDWIVALDADEMFEDRIIDEAEFLINQDYYDAIYFRVFDFWASNTHYRIDGGWNPWVKFQLFLVRYNPNLSYTWPKREIHCGRFPSPCQDFIPYYSDIRLKHFGWADEKEHYKKYLFYREKDLKLHGKVLPHTQSIMISPKLNDLEEWRDSKRLYFLKEGKGGSAGWGRKSGY; the protein is encoded by the coding sequence ATGAGGAAAAAGAGCGGTAACCGCATAGTGGCGATGATGCCCGTAAAAAATGAATCCGGACGCTATCTGTCCCAGGTTCTGGAACACCTTTCGCTCTGGGTCGATAAAATCGTGGTAATCGATGATGCCTCCGAGGACGATACGTATGAAATTGTAAAGAGCTTCGATAAAGTTATAGCTTACAGGAACGAACGGCCGATTTTTATCGAAAATGAAGCGGCACTGCGATCAAAGCTGTGGGACCTTACGGTAGAGCAGAATCCCGACTGGATAGTCGCCCTCGATGCCGATGAGATGTTCGAAGATAGAATTATTGATGAAGCGGAATTCCTCATAAACCAGGATTATTATGATGCCATATATTTCAGAGTATTTGATTTCTGGGCGTCCAATACCCATTACAGAATCGACGGGGGTTGGAATCCCTGGGTTAAATTCCAGCTTTTCCTGGTGCGTTATAACCCAAACCTCAGTTACACCTGGCCCAAAAGGGAAATCCACTGCGGCCGCTTTCCAAGTCCATGCCAGGATTTTATACCCTATTATTCGGACATAAGGCTCAAGCATTTCGGCTGGGCCGATGAAAAAGAGCACTACAAAAAGTACCTTTTTTACCGGGAGAAAGATTTAAAACTTCACGGCAAGGTTCTTCCCCACACCCAGAGCATTATGATATCACCGAAGCTAAATGACCTGGAAGAATGGCGCGACTCAAAACGGCTTTATTTCCTGAAGGAGGGGAAAGGAGGTAGTGCTGGATGGGGAAGAAAGTCGGGATACTAA